In Woeseia oceani, one DNA window encodes the following:
- a CDS encoding FAD assembly factor SdhE, whose protein sequence is MNPADSPSKSQLRWQCRRGMRELDVLLSAWLEEHFDAASDSQKAGFCSLLELPDPQLAGYLLQGVSVSDPDTANVVKLIRGDSKA, encoded by the coding sequence ATGAACCCTGCCGACAGCCCTAGCAAATCGCAGTTGCGCTGGCAGTGCCGGCGCGGCATGCGCGAGTTGGACGTGCTTCTCAGCGCGTGGCTCGAGGAGCACTTCGATGCTGCCAGCGACTCGCAAAAGGCCGGATTCTGCTCGCTTTTGGAGCTTCCGGATCCGCAACTGGCGGGGTATTTGTTGCAGGGCGTCTCGGTCAGCGATCCGGACACGGCAAATGTCGTCAAACTCATTCGAGGTGACTCTAAAGCCTGA
- the lepA gene encoding translation elongation factor 4 encodes MKHIRNFSIIAHIDHGKSTLADRFIQMCGGLQDREMSEQVLDSMDIERERGITIKAQSVSLDYTSPSGEVYQLNFIDTPGHVDFSYEVSRSLAACEGALLVVDAAQGVEAQSVANCVTAIDMGLEVLPVLNKIDLPAADADRVIHEIEDIIGVEAQNACRVSAKTGLGVAELLEQLVAFIPPPVGDPEEPLQALIIDSWFDNYVGVVSLVRVMNGSLKKGAKFTVMSTGRSYNADRVGKFTPKMTDRNELFTGEVGFVISAIKDIFGAPVGDTLTLTARPSAKPLPGFKQVQPRVFAGLFPISSDDYEGFREALQKLRLNDAALHFEPETSAALGFGFRCGFLGMLHMEIVQERLEREYDLDLITTAPTVIFEVLQTNGEIIFVDNPSKLPPSNEITELREPIIKASILVPEKYVGPVIKLCIEKRGVQVQMRYLGAQVSLEYEIPLAEVVLDFFDRLKSVSRGFASFDYEFVRFDNASLVRLDILINKERVDALSIIVHRETSTQRGRELVDKMRELIPRQMFDVAIQAAIGSQIIARNTVKALRKNVTAKCYGGDVSRKRKLLEKQKAGKRRMKQIGSVEIPQEAFLAVLRTDK; translated from the coding sequence ATGAAGCACATTCGCAACTTTTCCATTATCGCCCATATTGACCACGGCAAATCGACGCTGGCCGATCGCTTTATCCAGATGTGCGGCGGCCTGCAGGACCGCGAGATGTCGGAGCAGGTGCTGGACTCGATGGATATCGAGCGTGAACGCGGTATCACGATCAAGGCACAAAGCGTTTCTCTCGACTACACGTCTCCGAGCGGCGAGGTGTACCAGCTCAACTTCATCGATACGCCAGGGCATGTCGATTTTTCCTACGAGGTTTCCCGCTCTCTGGCCGCGTGCGAGGGCGCGCTGCTGGTGGTCGACGCAGCACAGGGTGTTGAAGCGCAAAGTGTGGCCAACTGCGTTACGGCCATCGACATGGGGCTCGAAGTTCTGCCAGTGCTGAACAAAATCGATCTTCCTGCCGCCGACGCAGACCGTGTGATTCACGAGATAGAAGACATCATCGGCGTTGAAGCACAAAACGCATGCCGGGTCAGCGCAAAGACCGGCCTTGGTGTCGCGGAATTGCTGGAGCAACTGGTGGCATTCATCCCGCCGCCGGTTGGCGACCCGGAAGAGCCACTGCAGGCGCTGATTATCGATTCCTGGTTCGACAACTACGTCGGTGTTGTTTCGCTGGTGCGGGTAATGAACGGCAGCCTCAAGAAGGGCGCCAAGTTCACGGTGATGTCGACCGGCCGCAGTTACAACGCGGATCGGGTTGGCAAGTTCACGCCGAAAATGACGGATCGCAACGAGTTGTTCACTGGCGAAGTGGGCTTCGTCATTTCCGCGATCAAGGACATATTCGGCGCACCGGTTGGCGATACTCTGACCCTGACCGCGAGACCCAGCGCAAAGCCGTTACCCGGTTTCAAACAGGTGCAGCCGCGCGTCTTTGCCGGTTTGTTCCCCATTAGCTCCGATGACTATGAAGGGTTCCGCGAGGCGTTACAGAAGCTGCGTTTGAATGACGCTGCATTGCATTTCGAACCGGAAACCTCGGCCGCACTGGGATTTGGTTTTCGCTGCGGCTTTCTTGGCATGTTGCACATGGAGATTGTCCAGGAGCGTCTGGAGCGTGAGTACGATCTTGACCTGATAACAACGGCGCCTACGGTCATATTCGAAGTCTTGCAGACCAATGGCGAGATCATTTTCGTGGACAATCCGTCCAAATTGCCACCGTCGAATGAAATCACGGAGCTGCGCGAGCCGATCATCAAGGCAAGCATACTGGTGCCGGAGAAGTACGTGGGGCCGGTCATCAAGCTCTGTATAGAAAAGCGCGGTGTGCAGGTGCAAATGCGCTATCTGGGTGCGCAAGTTTCTTTGGAGTATGAAATCCCGCTGGCGGAAGTGGTTCTCGACTTTTTTGACCGGCTTAAGTCGGTCAGCCGCGGCTTCGCGTCTTTTGACTACGAGTTTGTGCGTTTTGACAATGCGTCACTGGTACGTCTCGACATACTCATCAACAAGGAGCGTGTTGATGCGTTGTCGATTATTGTGCACCGTGAGACCTCAACGCAGCGCGGCCGGGAACTCGTCGACAAAATGCGAGAACTGATCCCGCGGCAAATGTTTGATGTGGCGATTCAAGCGGCAATTGGATCACAGATCATTGCGCGCAACACGGTCAAGGCACTGCGTAAGAACGTCACCGCCAAATGCTACGGTGGTGATGTATCGCGTAAACGGAAGCTGCTCGAAAAACAAAAAGCCGGTAAGCGCCGTATGAAGCAGATCGGTTCGGTCGAAATTCCGCAGGAAGCGTTTCTGGCTGTATTGCGGACAGATAAGTGA
- the rpoE gene encoding RNA polymerase sigma factor RpoE, giving the protein MTTEVTDAQLVKRVQKGDKGAFDLLVLKYQHKIVNLVMRYVRDPDQALDITQEAFLKAYRALPRFRGDSAFYTWLYRIAVNTAKNYLAAQRRRPMDVELDMQDPEQYDLHAKLKETDTPEGVTLSQELNQTVERAIAALPDDLRTAIVLRELEGMSYEEIAQAMECPVGTVRSRIFRARDAISKKIDNLID; this is encoded by the coding sequence ATGACGACTGAAGTAACCGACGCCCAGCTGGTCAAGCGAGTCCAGAAGGGTGACAAAGGCGCATTCGATCTGCTGGTGCTGAAATACCAGCACAAAATCGTGAATCTGGTGATGCGGTATGTGCGAGACCCGGATCAGGCTCTGGACATTACCCAGGAGGCATTTCTTAAAGCCTATCGGGCGTTGCCCCGGTTTCGTGGCGACAGTGCGTTCTATACCTGGCTGTACCGAATTGCCGTGAACACGGCCAAGAATTATCTGGCGGCCCAGCGTCGACGTCCGATGGACGTTGAACTGGACATGCAGGACCCGGAACAGTACGACCTCCACGCGAAGCTTAAGGAGACGGACACGCCGGAGGGCGTAACGTTGAGTCAAGAGCTCAATCAGACCGTGGAGCGAGCGATTGCGGCGCTGCCGGACGACCTGCGAACCGCTATTGTTTTGCGCGAGCTCGAAGGAATGAGTTACGAAGAAATTGCCCAGGCCATGGAATGCCCGGTGGGCACGGTCCGGTCGCGAATTTTCCGTGCCCGCGATGCCATCAGTAAGAAAATCGACAACCTTATCGACTAA
- the lepB gene encoding signal peptidase I: MNINLALLLTVLTAISGVIVAYNTFVVQKRPNPPGAVEATAIEYAQSFFPVLLMVLVIRSFVFEPFRIPSGSMNPTLLQGDFIFVKKYTYGLRLPVVETKIIETGEPERGDVVVFRLPSDPSINYIKRVVGLPGDNIQYRDHQLLINGEPMPLGAGEASAEFPGSLQFTEVLGDREHEILVRNPGSSAIEQRYTVPEGSYFMMGDNRDNSQDSRYIGTVPESHLVGEAVRIWMHMDGLSWPRWERVGMKIQ; the protein is encoded by the coding sequence GTGAACATTAATCTAGCGTTGTTACTGACTGTATTGACGGCGATTTCCGGGGTTATCGTCGCCTACAATACGTTCGTTGTGCAGAAGCGGCCGAACCCGCCTGGTGCGGTTGAAGCGACGGCTATCGAATACGCGCAATCGTTCTTTCCGGTGTTGTTGATGGTGCTGGTAATTCGTTCGTTCGTCTTCGAGCCGTTTCGTATTCCATCGGGTTCCATGAACCCGACTCTGCTGCAAGGCGACTTCATTTTCGTGAAGAAGTACACCTACGGATTGCGTTTGCCAGTAGTGGAAACCAAGATTATCGAGACGGGAGAGCCGGAGCGCGGGGATGTCGTTGTGTTCCGCTTGCCGTCAGATCCCAGCATTAACTACATCAAGCGGGTGGTGGGACTGCCTGGCGACAACATCCAGTACCGTGACCATCAGTTGCTGATCAACGGAGAGCCGATGCCCCTCGGTGCCGGCGAGGCGTCGGCCGAATTTCCGGGGTCGTTGCAGTTCACCGAAGTGCTGGGTGACCGCGAGCACGAAATTCTGGTGCGCAACCCGGGCAGTTCGGCGATAGAGCAGCGGTACACCGTGCCGGAAGGGTCTTATTTCATGATGGGTGACAACCGTGACAACAGTCAGGACAGTCGCTATATCGGTACCGTACCCGAGAGCCACCTGGTCGGAGAGGCAGTACGCATCTGGATGCACATGGACGGACTGAGCTGGCCACGCTGGGAGCGGGTAGGGATGAAAATTCAATAA
- the sdhD gene encoding succinate dehydrogenase, hydrophobic membrane anchor protein: MSSLRSPLGKVLGAGSAKDGTEHFWSQRVSAAGIVLLGLWFVAASLGFDAIDRDGLIEWVAMPMNSILLLLLAVALAWHSNLGVQVVIEDYIHGPFLKVVSLILCKFAHLLAVAAALFAVLKIAFGGAA, encoded by the coding sequence ATGAGCAGTTTGCGTTCTCCATTGGGTAAAGTGCTGGGTGCCGGTTCAGCGAAAGACGGCACAGAACATTTCTGGTCACAACGCGTTTCAGCCGCCGGTATCGTGCTTCTGGGTCTTTGGTTTGTCGCCGCGTCGTTAGGTTTCGACGCCATCGACCGCGATGGTCTGATCGAATGGGTTGCCATGCCGATGAACAGCATTTTGCTGTTGTTGCTGGCAGTTGCCCTGGCCTGGCACTCGAATCTCGGTGTTCAGGTTGTCATCGAGGACTACATACACGGACCGTTTCTCAAGGTGGTTTCATTGATACTTTGCAAGTTTGCTCATTTGCTGGCGGTAGCAGCCGCTCTGTTTGCTGTACTTAAGATTGCGTTCGGCGGTGCCGCATGA
- a CDS encoding succinate dehydrogenase iron-sulfur subunit, protein MAEFRLPANSRIKKGKHFPAPQGASNVQRFVVYRYDPDSGENPRMDTYELDMSDCGPMVLDALIKIKNEVDSTLTFRRSCREGICGSCAMNIDGSNTLACTKSADSVKGEIRIYPLPHMPVVKDLVPDLTNFYAQYASVKPWLQTRTPAPPDHERLQSKVDQEKIDEPAACILCACCSTSCPSYWWNSDRYLGPAALLASYRWLVDSRDEATGERLDDLEDPFRLYRCHTIMNCSQACPKGLNPARAIAETKKMLVERRH, encoded by the coding sequence GTGGCGGAGTTCCGTTTACCGGCAAATTCCCGGATCAAGAAGGGCAAGCATTTTCCGGCGCCCCAAGGGGCCAGCAATGTGCAGAGATTTGTGGTCTACCGCTATGATCCGGACAGCGGTGAGAACCCGCGCATGGACACCTATGAGCTGGACATGTCGGATTGCGGGCCGATGGTGCTCGATGCACTCATCAAGATAAAAAACGAAGTCGATTCGACACTGACCTTCCGCCGTTCCTGCCGCGAAGGTATTTGCGGCTCTTGCGCCATGAACATCGATGGCAGCAACACCCTGGCTTGCACCAAGTCGGCGGACAGCGTCAAAGGCGAGATTCGGATTTACCCATTGCCGCATATGCCAGTGGTGAAGGATCTGGTACCGGATCTGACCAATTTTTATGCCCAATACGCGTCAGTCAAACCCTGGCTGCAGACCCGGACACCAGCGCCACCGGATCACGAACGGCTCCAGAGCAAGGTCGATCAGGAAAAAATCGACGAACCTGCCGCGTGCATACTTTGTGCCTGTTGTTCGACCAGCTGCCCCAGCTACTGGTGGAACAGCGATCGCTACCTTGGCCCCGCTGCATTGCTGGCGTCTTACCGTTGGCTGGTGGACAGCCGGGACGAGGCCACCGGCGAACGGCTTGATGACCTGGAAGACCCTTTCCGACTGTACCGTTGCCACACAATCATGAACTGTTCGCAAGCCTGTCCCAAAGGCCTTAACCCGGCCCGTGCGATTGCCGAGACCAAGAAGATGCTGGTGGAACGCCGCCACTGA
- a CDS encoding DUF1674 domain-containing protein — protein MNSPVEKSNETVSRDAANADDTPTDDHSKPAPVEIGGRDGLDPTRYGDWEKAGRCIDF, from the coding sequence ATGAACAGCCCCGTAGAAAAGTCCAACGAAACCGTAAGCCGCGATGCCGCGAACGCCGATGATACTCCGACCGACGATCACAGCAAGCCGGCACCGGTCGAGATCGGCGGTCGTGACGGTTTGGATCCGACCCGGTACGGCGACTGGGAAAAGGCTGGGCGCTGCATAGACTTCTGA
- the sdhA gene encoding succinate dehydrogenase flavoprotein subunit, which yields MSDYEFIDHSYDVVVIGAGGAGLRATFGLAEAGFKTACVTKVFPTRSHTVAAQGGISAALGNMGEDDWRWHMYDTVKGSDWLGDQDAIEYMCKEAPDAVIELEHYGVPFSRTEDGRIYQRPFGGMTTRFGEGTAQRTCAAADRTGHAMLHTLYQQSLKHEAEFFIEYFAIDLIMEDGACRGVVALDMATGKLHRFRSHQVILATGGYGRSYFSCTSAHTCTGDGNAMVLRAGLPLQDMEFVQFHPTGIYGAGCLITEGVRGEGGYLTNSDGERFMERYAPNAKDLASRDVVSRSMTIEIREGRGVGAEKDHIHLHLEHLGPEVIHERLPGIAESARIFAGVDVTREPIPVLPTVHYNMGGIPANYNGEVVTLRDGDPDSVVPGLMAVGEAACVSVHGANRLGSNSLLDLVVFGRAAAKHCAETMQPDARHKPLAADAGMNSIARIDKLRNADGKRSTADVRLEMQKVMQNHAAVFRTGETLGEGVEALRKTYTAFDEVRVSDRSLIWNTDLIETLELENLLQNATATIESAANRKESRGAHAREDYPDRDDENWLKHTLAWVDEGGKVALDYRPVHLNTMTDEVEPVPPKARVY from the coding sequence ATGAGTGATTACGAATTCATAGACCATAGCTACGATGTCGTCGTCATTGGCGCAGGTGGTGCCGGTCTGCGAGCAACGTTCGGTCTTGCCGAAGCGGGTTTCAAAACAGCCTGTGTAACTAAGGTATTCCCAACCCGCAGCCACACCGTGGCGGCGCAGGGCGGCATTAGCGCCGCGCTTGGCAACATGGGGGAAGACGACTGGCGCTGGCATATGTACGACACGGTCAAGGGTTCCGACTGGCTCGGCGACCAGGACGCGATCGAATACATGTGTAAAGAAGCGCCTGACGCGGTCATCGAACTTGAACATTACGGCGTGCCGTTCTCGCGTACCGAAGACGGCCGTATCTATCAACGTCCGTTCGGTGGCATGACCACCCGGTTTGGCGAGGGCACGGCGCAACGGACTTGTGCCGCTGCTGACCGCACGGGCCATGCGATGCTGCATACGCTGTATCAGCAGTCACTCAAGCATGAAGCGGAGTTCTTTATTGAGTACTTCGCGATTGACCTGATTATGGAAGACGGCGCTTGCCGCGGCGTGGTTGCGCTCGACATGGCCACGGGCAAGCTGCACCGGTTTCGTTCGCACCAGGTAATTCTGGCAACCGGCGGTTACGGTCGCTCGTATTTTTCCTGCACCTCGGCGCATACCTGTACAGGCGATGGCAATGCCATGGTTTTGCGCGCAGGTTTGCCTTTGCAGGACATGGAGTTCGTGCAGTTCCACCCAACCGGAATTTACGGCGCAGGCTGCCTGATTACGGAAGGGGTGCGCGGCGAAGGTGGCTATCTGACCAATTCGGATGGCGAACGCTTCATGGAGCGCTACGCACCGAACGCCAAAGATCTGGCCTCACGCGACGTAGTCAGTCGCTCGATGACGATAGAGATTCGTGAAGGCCGCGGCGTGGGCGCGGAGAAGGATCACATTCACTTGCACCTGGAACACCTGGGGCCTGAAGTGATCCATGAGCGTCTGCCGGGTATCGCCGAATCAGCGCGAATTTTCGCCGGAGTGGACGTAACCCGGGAACCGATTCCGGTATTGCCGACCGTGCACTACAACATGGGCGGTATACCGGCCAATTACAATGGCGAAGTGGTCACCTTGCGCGATGGCGATCCCGATTCTGTCGTGCCGGGCCTGATGGCGGTTGGCGAGGCGGCGTGCGTATCCGTGCACGGTGCTAACCGACTGGGTTCGAATTCACTGCTGGATCTTGTGGTCTTCGGTCGAGCTGCGGCCAAGCATTGTGCCGAGACGATGCAGCCGGACGCGCGGCACAAGCCATTGGCGGCCGATGCGGGCATGAACAGCATCGCGCGTATCGACAAATTGCGGAATGCCGATGGCAAACGCAGCACAGCGGACGTTCGCCTTGAAATGCAAAAGGTCATGCAGAATCATGCGGCCGTTTTTCGTACTGGCGAAACGCTGGGCGAGGGCGTCGAGGCGTTGCGCAAGACCTATACTGCGTTCGACGAAGTTCGGGTCAGCGATCGTTCATTGATCTGGAATACCGACCTGATTGAAACGCTGGAACTGGAAAACCTGCTGCAAAATGCAACGGCGACCATTGAGTCCGCGGCCAACAGGAAGGAAAGTCGCGGTGCGCACGCACGCGAAGACTATCCGGACCGTGACGACGAGAACTGGTTGAAGCACACACTGGCGTGGGTTGATGAGGGCGGTAAAGTCGCGCTTGATTACCGGCCGGTGCATTTGAACACGATGACCGACGAAGTTGAGCCGGTGCCGCCCAAGGCCCGCGTTTACTAA
- a CDS encoding glutaredoxin family protein, which translates to MSQREETTAVFQVYSRAGCHLCEVLIEELLALARGRATVDVRDVDTRDDWRQEYGLRVPVVELEGRFLCQFELDRAAIAQALRGNAA; encoded by the coding sequence GTGAGCCAGCGGGAAGAAACTACGGCCGTATTCCAGGTTTACAGTCGTGCGGGTTGCCACTTGTGCGAGGTGCTGATCGAGGAATTGCTGGCGCTGGCTCGTGGACGAGCGACAGTGGACGTGCGTGACGTGGATACCCGCGACGACTGGCGGCAAGAGTACGGTCTCCGGGTGCCGGTTGTGGAGCTGGAGGGTCGTTTCCTCTGCCAGTTCGAGCTGGACCGGGCGGCGATTGCACAAGCGTTGCGCGGAAACGCGGCTTGA
- a CDS encoding MucB/RseB C-terminal domain-containing protein, whose amino-acid sequence MQPFSLTRPAHAVCAFVTFFVLAGPLQARGKASPNEWLDRMSSVVTTVDYEGTVIRRKNGRSEALKVVHRVTNGVVNEKVITQEGNGLEIIRNGNEVHCILPDQKSVLIEQWNDRSTLFSTLPSSELRFGSEYDLSLVREERVAGRRAILLAIRPHDGMRFGHRLWLDYETAFPLRTELVGSDGSLIEQLKFADIRFDSVISDQALAPSLNLDNFTWYTEPARMQVVDVETDWHSDDLPNGFRAVSTRTEEMPGLDNPVTHIVYSDGLATVSVFIADEQDGQSAERYQVGASSSYSTHVAGHQVTAVGEVPAITVQRIASSMRRK is encoded by the coding sequence ATGCAACCATTCAGCTTGACCAGGCCGGCTCACGCAGTTTGTGCGTTTGTCACGTTTTTTGTGCTGGCCGGGCCCTTGCAAGCGCGTGGCAAAGCGTCGCCGAATGAATGGCTGGACCGAATGTCGTCTGTTGTTACGACGGTTGACTACGAAGGCACGGTCATCCGGCGTAAGAACGGGCGCTCGGAAGCGCTCAAGGTAGTGCATCGGGTCACCAACGGGGTGGTCAACGAAAAAGTGATCACCCAGGAAGGCAACGGCCTGGAAATCATTCGCAACGGCAATGAAGTGCATTGTATTTTGCCGGATCAAAAATCGGTCTTGATCGAACAATGGAATGACCGCAGTACGCTCTTTTCCACGTTACCAAGCAGCGAGCTTCGCTTCGGCAGCGAATACGATTTGTCGCTGGTTCGTGAAGAGCGGGTCGCCGGTCGGCGCGCAATACTGCTGGCCATTCGGCCGCACGATGGCATGCGGTTTGGGCATCGCCTGTGGCTGGATTATGAAACCGCGTTTCCACTGCGCACTGAGTTGGTCGGCAGTGACGGCTCCCTTATCGAACAGCTGAAATTTGCGGATATCCGCTTTGATTCGGTCATCAGTGACCAGGCGCTGGCGCCGTCTTTGAATCTCGACAATTTCACCTGGTATACGGAGCCTGCGCGCATGCAGGTCGTTGACGTCGAGACTGACTGGCACAGTGACGACTTGCCGAACGGTTTCCGTGCGGTGTCAACCCGGACCGAGGAGATGCCCGGTCTGGATAATCCTGTAACGCACATTGTCTACAGCGATGGTCTTGCCACCGTCTCTGTATTCATTGCTGACGAGCAGGACGGCCAGAGCGCCGAACGCTACCAGGTTGGTGCCTCAAGTTCTTACAGCACTCACGTGGCTGGCCACCAGGTTACTGCCGTGGGGGAAGTTCCTGCGATAACCGTGCAGCGCATTGCGAGTTCCATGCGCCGCAAATAG
- the sdhC gene encoding succinate dehydrogenase, cytochrome b556 subunit, whose translation MSNPGRPLSPHLSIYRWPITMTLSILHRVSGIALSIGLLMFAWWLVAASSGDAAYQEVVSFAGSIPGRVMLIGWSAAFFFHLANGIRHLVWDLGYGFELKTANASAWFVLLLTVVLTAGYWVAL comes from the coding sequence ATGAGCAATCCCGGGCGACCGTTGTCGCCACATCTGTCGATTTATCGCTGGCCCATCACCATGACATTGTCGATCCTGCACAGGGTCAGTGGCATTGCCTTGTCGATCGGTCTCTTGATGTTTGCCTGGTGGCTGGTCGCAGCCTCGAGCGGAGACGCTGCCTACCAGGAAGTCGTGAGCTTTGCAGGCTCGATTCCGGGTCGGGTAATGCTGATCGGCTGGAGCGCGGCGTTCTTTTTCCACCTTGCCAACGGCATTCGCCACCTGGTCTGGGATCTGGGTTATGGCTTTGAGCTAAAGACCGCAAACGCGTCAGCCTGGTTTGTTTTGCTGCTGACCGTTGTGCTGACGGCTGGCTATTGGGTGGCACTATGA
- the ygfZ gene encoding CAF17-like 4Fe-4S cluster assembly/insertion protein YgfZ, which produces MAQLVSDIYLLARAMAACARLHRRTGMYTQILASGDDAIGFLQGQLTQDLNDLSAEFSPLAAWCNPKGRVVAVLRLLALENGVGLILPDALAEPVITGLLRYRLRAQVELLPAGAQWRAYALSAGQDLAALESMGLLPEPAANASRRRAGITAVSLDTQRSVVELYADVAALDTARLKFAAPLSAGSWAAARIQAGITDIDDTTTEQYTPHMLNLDRLGAISFFKGCYPGQEIVARTEHLGSVKRSVARYRAHGTPVASGEPVQFAGVESGVVVASAGSWLLAMVPTELHDKTLSCAGQEITPPDQTSGRI; this is translated from the coding sequence ATGGCGCAGTTAGTGAGTGACATCTATTTGCTCGCCCGGGCAATGGCTGCATGCGCTCGCCTTCATCGACGGACCGGTATGTACACACAAATTCTTGCCTCTGGCGATGACGCCATCGGCTTTTTGCAGGGCCAACTCACCCAGGACCTCAACGACCTGAGCGCGGAATTTTCGCCGCTGGCTGCCTGGTGCAACCCTAAAGGGCGGGTGGTCGCAGTGCTGCGCTTGCTGGCGCTGGAAAATGGCGTGGGTCTCATTCTGCCGGATGCGCTCGCGGAACCCGTGATCACGGGCCTGCTCCGCTATCGGCTGCGTGCACAAGTCGAATTGTTACCGGCCGGCGCGCAATGGCGCGCCTATGCACTGTCTGCCGGGCAAGATCTGGCGGCGCTGGAATCCATGGGGTTGTTACCGGAACCTGCCGCAAATGCCAGTCGCCGACGCGCTGGAATTACCGCGGTCAGTCTTGATACACAGCGGTCCGTCGTCGAACTGTATGCTGACGTAGCGGCACTCGACACTGCCAGGCTGAAATTTGCCGCGCCGTTGTCAGCCGGGTCATGGGCGGCAGCACGAATTCAGGCCGGCATCACGGATATCGACGACACCACCACAGAACAATACACGCCGCATATGTTGAATCTCGACAGACTCGGCGCCATCAGTTTTTTCAAGGGCTGTTATCCCGGTCAGGAAATCGTTGCCCGCACCGAGCATCTCGGCTCGGTAAAACGGAGCGTCGCCCGCTACCGCGCTCACGGAACGCCGGTAGCAAGTGGCGAGCCGGTCCAGTTTGCCGGCGTGGAATCGGGCGTCGTTGTCGCCAGTGCCGGCAGCTGGTTGCTTGCCATGGTCCCAACCGAACTGCATGACAAGACCCTCAGTTGTGCCGGCCAGGAAATTACGCCGCCCGATCAGACCTCAGGCCGCATATAG
- a CDS encoding sigma-E factor negative regulatory protein has translation MNDALKMQISAFVDGELPATEAELLIRRLAQDAKLREQADAYMTIGRLMRGERSAAGADGLRQRIAEAVEAESELATVAASWSENRWVRSVAGVAIAASVAMLALIGVGQFESGVEAQGPASVASTLATDSLPVYTEPAVAEVLADRPSDRLMQYYLSHGATSGELGANGILSRLVTLELRGGELVEIVPQNNDTEPAADTADDERDPAARDE, from the coding sequence ATGAATGACGCGCTGAAAATGCAAATTTCGGCATTTGTCGACGGCGAATTGCCAGCGACTGAGGCTGAACTGCTGATTCGCCGATTGGCACAGGACGCGAAATTGCGCGAACAGGCCGACGCGTACATGACCATCGGCAGGCTGATGCGCGGTGAACGCAGTGCAGCAGGTGCTGACGGATTGCGCCAACGCATTGCCGAGGCGGTTGAGGCGGAGTCGGAACTGGCGACGGTCGCGGCGAGCTGGAGCGAGAATCGCTGGGTTCGTTCGGTAGCCGGTGTTGCCATCGCGGCGTCGGTTGCCATGTTGGCGTTGATCGGGGTAGGTCAGTTTGAATCGGGCGTCGAAGCACAGGGCCCGGCGTCGGTAGCGAGCACACTTGCGACGGACAGCCTGCCGGTCTACACGGAGCCGGCTGTTGCCGAAGTATTGGCGGATCGCCCCAGTGACCGCTTGATGCAGTATTACCTGAGTCACGGTGCGACGTCCGGTGAACTGGGTGCCAATGGCATTCTGTCTCGCCTCGTAACACTGGAGCTGCGCGGCGGTGAACTGGTTGAAATCGTTCCGCAGAACAATGATACGGAGCCTGCCGCCGATACGGCAGACGACGAGCGTGATCCGGCCGCAAGGGACGAATAA
- a CDS encoding SoxR reducing system RseC family protein: protein MHTPTARITAVHGDRVSLIVDAPLACARCAAGKGCGAGLLGRRAAAKAFELPRPAGLGLCVGDEVTLDIQPERLLQASIWAYGLPLAAMLLGPVVAHWLWGPLSDSQLALASLAGLGLAIAVGRRLLVNEPCSGQLVPSISGHRPTST, encoded by the coding sequence ATGCATACACCCACAGCAAGAATCACCGCTGTTCACGGCGATCGCGTGTCGCTCATTGTCGATGCGCCACTGGCCTGCGCTCGATGTGCCGCAGGCAAGGGCTGCGGAGCGGGCCTCCTTGGCCGACGAGCGGCAGCGAAAGCGTTTGAGTTGCCACGGCCGGCAGGGCTGGGGCTGTGCGTTGGCGACGAGGTGACGCTGGACATACAGCCCGAACGTTTGTTGCAGGCCTCAATCTGGGCCTACGGACTGCCATTGGCCGCCATGCTGCTCGGCCCTGTGGTTGCGCACTGGCTGTGGGGGCCGCTCTCGGACTCACAGCTTGCATTGGCCTCGCTGGCGGGTCTGGGCCTCGCCATTGCTGTAGGGCGGCGATTGCTGGTGAACGAACCCTGCAGCGGTCAACTGGTGCCTTCGATCAGCGGCCATAGGCCGACCAGCACGTGA